From a region of the uncultured Draconibacterium sp. genome:
- a CDS encoding FGGY family carbohydrate kinase: protein MTEVIAVFDIGKTNKKVLLFDSNFKIVKQHEEKFPVISDDDGFECDDIDLITSWISKSLEEIVAGNEYDLKGVNFSTYGASLMFLDEKGQRLTPVYNYLKEIPETIAAGLFNQYGGKNEFCRNTASPALGLLLNSGIQILWLKQEKPQLFEKVKSVLHLPQYLSYTLSNEIVSEPTSIGCHTFMWDFDQMKYHQWILDNEIALPEPINNDVVFSSEVAGKEVKVGAGIHDSSASLVPYLKASPAKFILVSTGTWCINMNPYNEEPLTAGELEQDCLCFLTPNKEQVKSSRLFMGHFHEVWVEKLSKHFDVPGDSFKTVKNNQELVRELSNKYGDTSVYFSNGKGSFEEGLKAVDLSVFANYEEAYTKLMIDLTALCVTSIKLVVPENDKTEILYVSGGFARNPIFIELLKKSFPGKKVLISEIDNSSALGAAMVIADTFSDAGVANLELGIKDYRR, encoded by the coding sequence ATGACTGAAGTAATCGCTGTTTTCGACATAGGAAAAACCAACAAAAAAGTGTTGTTGTTCGACAGCAATTTTAAGATTGTAAAACAGCACGAAGAAAAGTTTCCGGTTATAAGCGACGATGACGGATTTGAGTGTGACGACATTGATTTGATCACTTCTTGGATAAGCAAAAGCCTGGAAGAAATTGTTGCCGGTAATGAGTATGATTTGAAAGGAGTAAACTTTTCAACTTACGGTGCATCGCTGATGTTTTTGGATGAGAAAGGGCAACGACTGACACCGGTTTACAACTATTTAAAGGAGATTCCTGAAACGATTGCAGCGGGTCTTTTTAATCAGTACGGTGGAAAAAATGAGTTTTGCCGAAATACGGCCAGCCCGGCGTTGGGATTGTTGCTGAATTCCGGAATTCAAATATTGTGGTTAAAACAAGAGAAACCACAACTGTTTGAAAAGGTAAAATCTGTGTTGCATCTTCCGCAATATTTATCATACACTTTATCAAACGAAATAGTATCGGAGCCGACCTCGATCGGGTGCCATACCTTTATGTGGGATTTCGATCAGATGAAATATCACCAGTGGATATTGGATAACGAAATTGCTTTGCCGGAACCAATTAATAACGACGTAGTTTTTTCGTCCGAAGTGGCTGGAAAAGAGGTGAAGGTTGGAGCCGGTATTCACGATAGTTCAGCTTCGCTGGTGCCCTACTTAAAAGCCAGTCCCGCAAAGTTTATTCTGGTTTCTACCGGAACATGGTGCATTAATATGAATCCATACAACGAGGAGCCTTTAACGGCCGGTGAGCTGGAACAGGATTGTTTGTGCTTCCTGACGCCCAATAAAGAGCAGGTGAAATCGTCTCGTTTATTTATGGGGCATTTCCACGAGGTTTGGGTTGAAAAACTGTCCAAACATTTTGATGTTCCCGGAGATTCATTTAAAACTGTTAAAAATAATCAGGAATTAGTACGCGAGCTTTCAAATAAGTACGGAGACACATCCGTATATTTTTCCAATGGCAAGGGGAGTTTTGAGGAAGGTTTAAAGGCGGTTGACCTGAGTGTTTTTGCAAATTACGAGGAAGCTTACACCAAGTTGATGATTGACCTGACAGCACTTTGTGTAACAAGCATCAAGCTGGTTGTTCCTGAAAATGATAAAACTGAAATTTTGTACGTTTCAGGAGGTTTTGCCCGAAATCCAATCTTTATTGAATTGCTGAAAAAGAGCTTTCCGGGTAAAAAAGTTCTGATATCAGAAATTGATAATTCAAGTGCATTGGGCGCTGCAATGGTTATTGCCGATACTTTCTCGGATGCCGGTGTTGCAAATCTGGAGTTGGGAATAAAGGACTATCGCCGGTAA
- a CDS encoding ABC transporter ATP-binding protein — MIQVENLVFQYPGNDGPTLKGLDFSITKGEIFGFLGPSGAGKSTAQKVLYKILEGYKGQVKIDGKNLSEWNNSYFERIGVGFELPNHYLKLTGKENLELFAAFYPDGKQKTSSELFEMVDLLDAMDKPVETYSKGMKMRLNFIRAIQHDPDILFFDEPTTGLDPVNAHKIKQHILDLKNRGKTIFVTTHSMETADGICDRVSFIVDGKLVLTDTPRNLKSSYGKEAVKVDLKSGESEEFPLNNLGVNPEFLDFIKQDKVKRIRTLEATLEEVFIRVTGKSLDHE; from the coding sequence ATGATACAGGTTGAAAATTTGGTGTTTCAATACCCCGGAAATGATGGCCCGACATTAAAAGGTCTTGACTTTTCGATTACAAAAGGTGAGATATTTGGTTTTCTCGGGCCTTCAGGAGCCGGGAAAAGTACCGCACAGAAAGTGTTGTACAAAATTCTGGAAGGCTACAAAGGACAGGTAAAAATTGATGGTAAAAACCTTTCGGAGTGGAACAATTCGTATTTCGAGCGGATTGGTGTTGGTTTTGAGTTGCCCAACCATTACCTAAAATTAACGGGGAAGGAAAACCTGGAGTTGTTTGCTGCTTTTTACCCGGATGGTAAACAAAAAACCAGTTCCGAACTTTTTGAAATGGTTGACCTGCTTGATGCCATGGATAAACCGGTAGAGACTTATTCGAAAGGAATGAAAATGCGCCTGAATTTTATTCGCGCCATTCAGCACGATCCTGATATTTTGTTTTTTGATGAGCCAACAACCGGCCTCGATCCGGTAAATGCACACAAAATAAAACAGCACATTCTGGATCTGAAAAACCGTGGAAAAACCATTTTTGTAACCACTCACAGCATGGAAACGGCCGATGGTATCTGCGACCGCGTATCGTTTATCGTAGATGGAAAACTCGTGCTCACTGACACTCCGCGCAACCTGAAAAGCAGTTACGGTAAAGAAGCTGTTAAAGTTGATTTGAAAAGTGGTGAGTCGGAAGAATTTCCGCTGAATAATCTGGGTGTAAATCCGGAATTTCTGGACTTTATAAAACAGGATAAGGTAAAGCGTATTCGTACGCTTGAAGCTACTTTGGAGGAGGTTTTTATACGTGTAACCGGAAAATCGCTTGATCATGAATAG
- a CDS encoding LytTR family DNA-binding domain-containing protein, with translation MSKIRCIIVDDEPMAREILESHLRKIETVEVVALCKNAIEAFNVISSQPIDLVFLDINMPEISGLSFAKSINNSVKVIFTTAYREYAVDGFDLQAVDYLLKPISFGRLMQSINKYLSENQQVDFDEPARIEPEKSESVFVRSDRKMIKINFPEILFIESLADYIKIHLVDKTVVTRETISSIEAKLPQQDFLRVHRSFIVAVNAINSFTSEIIEIGKKQIPVSRSYKDAVIQKLQS, from the coding sequence ATGAGTAAAATACGATGTATTATAGTCGATGACGAGCCCATGGCACGCGAAATTCTGGAGAGCCATCTCCGGAAGATCGAAACCGTTGAAGTGGTTGCGTTATGTAAAAATGCTATCGAGGCATTTAATGTAATCAGTAGTCAGCCTATCGATTTGGTTTTTCTCGATATAAATATGCCGGAGATTTCGGGTTTATCATTCGCCAAATCCATTAATAATTCGGTAAAAGTGATTTTTACCACTGCCTATCGCGAGTATGCTGTTGATGGTTTTGATTTGCAAGCGGTGGATTATTTGCTGAAACCCATTTCGTTTGGTCGCCTGATGCAAAGTATTAATAAATACCTGAGCGAGAATCAGCAAGTGGATTTTGACGAGCCGGCACGGATTGAGCCCGAGAAAAGCGAATCGGTATTTGTGCGCTCCGACCGGAAAATGATAAAAATAAATTTCCCGGAGATCCTCTTCATCGAAAGTCTTGCCGATTATATTAAGATACACCTGGTTGATAAAACAGTTGTAACCCGCGAAACCATTTCAAGCATCGAAGCCAAATTGCCTCAGCAGGATTTTCTGCGCGTGCATCGCTCATTTATAGTGGCCGTTAATGCTATCAACTCATTCACTTCAGAGATAATCGAAATCGGTAAGAAGCAAATTCCGGTAAGCCGCAGTTATAAAGATGCGGTGATACAAAAACTTCAATCCTAA
- a CDS encoding histidine kinase — MKKINFKTILFHALFWVAVWFFFFYFFSYNSDKVDYALWFSSGLLPLTIGVTYFVNYRLIPRYLLAKRYWKFALYSFYTIVYISYVISLLIYTCLILVLKFNLNEMPPMSKNFFFVLLLVIIVVGVISFVSILNQSFKTATANKELQNKILETQLQLKEQELHYLKRQIHPHFLFNTLNTIYGFALKQSKQTPDIILKLSNLLDYILYQVNKPLVSLKEEVLHIQEYIELEKVRFQDTLKVDFSASEINDEIQVAPMLLIPFVENAFKHGNLVDGFLRIKIEVRVVNDCLEFVIGNSFIQEDNEYKNGGLGLLNIRKRLDLNYPNNYELTNEIKENWYNAKLVICDLTKTKQSEREDE; from the coding sequence TTGAAAAAAATAAACTTTAAAACGATCCTTTTCCATGCCCTGTTTTGGGTGGCGGTTTGGTTTTTCTTTTTCTATTTTTTTAGCTACAATTCTGATAAGGTAGATTATGCGCTGTGGTTTTCAAGTGGGTTGTTGCCGCTAACCATTGGCGTTACTTATTTTGTGAATTACCGTCTTATTCCGCGGTATCTGCTGGCTAAACGTTACTGGAAGTTTGCCCTATACAGCTTTTATACAATCGTGTATATTTCCTACGTTATTTCCTTGCTTATTTATACCTGTCTTATTCTTGTGCTCAAATTTAACCTGAATGAGATGCCGCCAATGAGCAAGAATTTCTTTTTTGTTCTGCTGCTGGTTATAATTGTTGTTGGCGTAATTAGTTTTGTGAGCATTCTAAATCAGAGCTTTAAAACAGCTACTGCAAACAAAGAGTTACAGAACAAAATTCTGGAAACGCAACTTCAGTTAAAAGAGCAGGAGTTGCACTATTTAAAACGCCAGATCCATCCGCATTTTCTATTTAATACCTTAAATACAATATATGGTTTTGCCCTGAAGCAGTCGAAACAAACGCCCGATATTATCCTGAAACTTTCGAATTTGCTGGATTATATTTTGTACCAGGTAAATAAACCACTGGTAAGTTTAAAAGAGGAAGTGCTTCATATTCAGGAATACATTGAATTGGAAAAAGTGCGTTTTCAGGATACGTTGAAAGTTGATTTTAGTGCATCTGAAATTAATGATGAAATTCAGGTGGCGCCCATGTTGTTAATCCCTTTTGTTGAAAATGCCTTTAAACATGGTAACTTAGTGGATGGATTTTTGAGGATAAAAATTGAAGTTCGGGTTGTCAATGATTGCCTGGAATTTGTGATAGGAAATTCATTTATTCAAGAGGATAACGAATATAAAAATGGCGGGCTTGGGCTGTTGAATATCCGGAAACGACTGGATTTAAATTACCCTAATAATTATGAGCTTACAAACGAAATAAAGGAGAACTGGTACAACGCAAAACTTGTAATTTGCGACCTGACAAAAACAAAACAATCAGAACGGGAAGATGAGTAA
- the rhaM gene encoding L-rhamnose mutarotase: protein MKRIAFKMYLNEGQKEEYKKRHHEIWPELKQLLKEAGVSEYSIFLDEETNTLFAFQKVSGDGGSQDFGQIEIVQKWWAFMKDIMETNEDNSPVSVTLEEVFYLE, encoded by the coding sequence ATGAAACGGATAGCATTTAAAATGTACCTCAACGAAGGTCAAAAAGAAGAATATAAAAAGCGGCACCATGAAATATGGCCGGAATTGAAACAGCTGCTAAAAGAGGCAGGAGTGAGTGAGTACTCCATTTTTTTAGATGAAGAAACCAACACCTTATTTGCTTTTCAAAAAGTGAGTGGTGATGGTGGCTCGCAGGATTTTGGACAAATCGAAATTGTACAAAAATGGTGGGCTTTCATGAAAGATATAATGGAGACGAATGAGGATAATTCGCCGGTGTCGGTAACGCTGGAAGAGGTGTTTTACCTGGAATAA
- a CDS encoding L-rhamnose/proton symporter RhaT, which produces MQALLGIIFHSLGGMASGSWYMPYNWVNKWRWEIYWIVGGIFSWLIMPYLAVVLTIPDWQGILQSAEGSVIRNTFIMGLLWGIGGLTYGLAIRYLGMSLGNSVLLGITSVVGSLGLPILRNIPGVAELLPAGLSFSDLFGSTGGRIVLLGIVILVVGIILSGRAGIIKDKDLAGNKDGVNKEFKLVKGLIIAVISGVLSAFFSFGIDTGKEMAEVARSLAVEQNYSFISESAGGFKYLFENNIIFFVIIWGGLTTNLIWSVVLILKNKTGGDFVDKKTPLLKNYLFCALAGSTWFLQFFFYGMGETKIGNGASSWTLHMATIILTANLWGFYRKEWRSVSRKAFNMILIGIGTILLSVIVIGIAKWLYPELNALG; this is translated from the coding sequence ATGCAAGCTCTACTTGGAATTATTTTTCATTCGCTTGGCGGTATGGCATCCGGAAGCTGGTACATGCCTTATAACTGGGTGAATAAATGGCGTTGGGAAATCTACTGGATTGTGGGTGGTATTTTCTCGTGGCTAATTATGCCTTATTTGGCCGTTGTTTTAACAATCCCCGATTGGCAGGGAATTCTTCAGTCAGCCGAGGGAAGCGTAATCCGAAATACGTTTATAATGGGTTTGCTATGGGGAATTGGCGGACTAACCTATGGATTGGCTATTCGTTACTTGGGCATGTCGCTGGGTAATTCTGTTTTATTAGGAATTACTTCTGTAGTCGGATCGCTGGGCTTACCCATCTTACGTAATATTCCCGGTGTTGCCGAATTACTTCCTGCAGGACTTTCTTTCTCCGACCTTTTTGGTAGTACCGGTGGTAGAATTGTGCTGCTGGGTATTGTTATTCTGGTAGTAGGTATTATTCTTAGCGGACGTGCCGGTATAATAAAGGATAAGGATCTGGCCGGAAACAAAGATGGAGTTAATAAAGAGTTTAAGCTGGTAAAAGGATTAATAATTGCTGTTATATCCGGTGTTTTAAGCGCATTTTTTAGTTTTGGAATCGATACCGGGAAAGAAATGGCCGAAGTTGCCCGGTCGTTGGCTGTGGAGCAAAACTATTCCTTTATTAGTGAATCCGCGGGTGGGTTTAAATACCTCTTCGAAAACAACATTATTTTCTTTGTAATCATTTGGGGGGGCTTAACAACCAACCTGATATGGTCGGTTGTACTGATTCTGAAAAATAAAACCGGTGGCGATTTTGTCGATAAGAAAACACCGCTACTTAAAAATTATCTGTTTTGCGCACTTGCCGGATCAACCTGGTTTCTTCAGTTCTTTTTCTATGGAATGGGCGAAACAAAAATCGGTAACGGTGCCAGTTCGTGGACACTGCACATGGCAACCATTATTCTAACTGCCAATTTGTGGGGATTTTACAGAAAAGAGTGGAGAAGCGTTTCAAGAAAAGCTTTCAATATGATTTTAATCGGAATTGGAACCATTCTGCTTTCGGTTATCGTAATAGGAATTGCCAAATGGTTATACCCTGAATTAAATGCTTTAGGATAA
- a CDS encoding TetR/AcrR family transcriptional regulator, with the protein MPKETFIKLKEEKKKQITDAFLREFAVKTYDEASISMVVKQLGIAKGSIYQYFNDKLDLFMYLVGESVAVKSRYTASLKREDYSDFWTYFSDLYVYGFQFDDENPLQSHFLHNLTQNLNSPSIKHLYNELLSQVVTGFEKMAEYEVQKGLFRSDIPVKTQGFFLYKLGISIQEQLEVMGVINPKVSIEKQQPVYFGKMNELMQVVADYIKLAKPAFNKN; encoded by the coding sequence ATGCCAAAAGAAACATTCATAAAACTAAAAGAAGAAAAGAAAAAGCAGATCACAGATGCTTTTTTGAGAGAGTTTGCTGTAAAGACCTACGACGAAGCTTCTATCTCGATGGTGGTGAAACAGCTGGGAATTGCCAAAGGCAGTATTTACCAGTATTTCAACGATAAACTTGATTTGTTTATGTATTTGGTAGGTGAATCGGTGGCGGTAAAGTCTCGGTACACAGCCTCATTAAAAAGAGAGGATTACTCTGATTTCTGGACTTATTTTTCTGATTTATATGTATATGGATTTCAGTTCGATGATGAAAATCCCTTGCAAAGTCATTTTTTGCATAACCTGACACAAAACCTCAATTCACCTTCCATCAAACATTTGTACAACGAATTGCTATCGCAGGTTGTGACAGGGTTTGAAAAGATGGCGGAATATGAGGTGCAAAAGGGCTTGTTTCGTTCTGATATTCCGGTAAAAACACAAGGATTCTTTTTGTATAAACTGGGCATCAGTATTCAGGAGCAGCTGGAAGTGATGGGCGTAATCAATCCAAAAGTTAGTATAGAAAAGCAACAGCCGGTTTATTTTGGGAAAATGAACGAATTGATGCAGGTAGTAGCTGATTATATAAAACTGGCCAAGCCGGCTTTTAACAAAAACTAA
- a CDS encoding NUDIX domain-containing protein, translating to MADNFHLNVSEVLDHISLDCVIFGFHDNELKVLMLKLKHTKTYGLPGGFLKHEETLEQAAERTLKERTGLDNIFLKQFKVFSDPLRDKPKKDDPEFLKNEPPEVVAFFNQRFISVGFYALVEFSKVNPQPDALSEACEWINPFADVEMFLDHKNIIDQALKTLRIQLNQQPIGLKLLPRKFTMPQLQKLYETILGRELDRRNFQRKILSYKILNKLNERKTGGAHKAPFLYEFKRESYKKALEDGLSGIW from the coding sequence TTGGCAGATAATTTTCATCTTAACGTTTCGGAGGTACTCGATCATATTTCTTTAGATTGTGTAATATTTGGGTTTCACGATAATGAATTAAAGGTTTTAATGCTGAAGTTAAAGCATACGAAAACCTATGGTTTGCCCGGAGGTTTTTTGAAGCACGAAGAAACACTTGAGCAGGCCGCCGAGAGAACCTTAAAAGAACGAACCGGGTTGGACAATATTTTTCTGAAACAGTTTAAGGTTTTTAGCGATCCATTGAGGGATAAACCGAAAAAAGACGATCCTGAATTTTTAAAAAACGAACCACCGGAAGTGGTGGCATTTTTTAATCAGCGTTTTATTTCAGTTGGATTTTATGCGTTGGTGGAGTTCTCGAAAGTAAATCCACAGCCCGATGCACTTTCGGAAGCCTGCGAATGGATCAACCCGTTTGCCGATGTAGAGATGTTTCTCGACCACAAAAACATCATCGACCAAGCGCTGAAGACTTTACGCATTCAATTGAATCAGCAACCTATTGGACTAAAATTATTGCCACGAAAATTTACCATGCCGCAACTGCAAAAGTTGTATGAAACCATTTTAGGGCGCGAACTCGACCGTAGAAATTTTCAACGCAAAATTTTATCGTATAAGATCCTGAACAAGTTAAATGAACGGAAAACCGGCGGAGCACATAAAGCGCCGTTTCTTTATGAATTCAAACGCGAGAGCTACAAAAAAGCGCTGGAGGATGGGTTGAGTGGTATTTGGTAA
- a CDS encoding AraC family transcriptional regulator, whose amino-acid sequence MNEYFKYLTTSEEDINWGLYLKVAGFAQIKANAQYPTKEHPSEYYFEWKSGRNLHEFQLNYITEGAGIFENKHGRFQVKPGSLLVIFPNEWHRYRPIKKTGWVENYVGFNGHIAHQLLKHPTFSTQQPVIQCGIREDIIDTYLKISDLVEKERPGYQQIASGMVVKLLGYIISFEKRKGFSGKQISTVIEEVRFLMRQNAAQEINLEDLARQHNVGYSYFRKMFKKYTGVSPGQYHLQLRIIRAKELLISTDKSIKEISLELGFQTIHYFSLIFKKKVGMNPSEFRKRLN is encoded by the coding sequence ATGAACGAGTATTTTAAATATCTTACAACAAGTGAAGAAGATATAAACTGGGGTTTATATTTAAAGGTTGCCGGATTTGCACAAATAAAAGCTAACGCCCAATACCCAACAAAAGAACATCCGTCGGAATACTATTTTGAATGGAAGAGCGGACGAAATCTTCATGAATTTCAGCTGAATTATATTACTGAAGGCGCAGGTATTTTTGAGAATAAACATGGTAGATTCCAGGTTAAACCAGGGAGCTTACTTGTTATTTTCCCCAATGAATGGCACCGCTACCGCCCCATAAAAAAAACTGGCTGGGTAGAAAACTATGTTGGTTTTAACGGACACATTGCCCACCAGCTTCTGAAACATCCTACATTTTCGACGCAACAACCGGTTATACAATGTGGTATACGCGAAGATATCATCGACACTTATTTAAAAATAAGTGATCTGGTTGAAAAAGAGCGACCGGGTTACCAGCAAATCGCATCAGGAATGGTGGTAAAACTGCTGGGATACATTATTTCCTTCGAGAAACGGAAAGGATTCTCGGGCAAACAAATTTCAACAGTAATTGAAGAGGTCCGTTTTTTAATGCGCCAAAATGCTGCACAGGAAATCAATCTGGAAGACCTGGCTCGCCAGCACAATGTTGGTTATTCGTATTTCCGGAAAATGTTTAAGAAATATACGGGTGTTTCGCCCGGCCAGTATCATTTACAGTTGCGAATAATTCGTGCTAAGGAACTGCTTATTTCAACTGATAAAAGTATTAAAGAAATCAGTCTTGAGCTTGGCTTTCAAACCATTCATTATTTCAGTTTAATCTTTAAAAAGAAAGTAGGTATGAATCCTTCTGAATTTCGCAAACGTCTGAATTGA
- a CDS encoding L-rhamnose isomerase: protein MSELIKKAYEIAKEQYAAIGVDTDVAIAKMKDVNISLHCWQTDDVGGFETADGELSGGIQATGNYPGKATTIEQMRTDLEKVLALLPGKQRLNLHAIYGDFQGEKVDRDEIEVKHFQSWIDWCKAQGIGMDFNATCFSHDRAADGFTLSSKNEENRRFWVEHVKRCRAISAEAGKQLGSPCVHNTWIPDGSKDTPIDRNGYRANLKKSLDEAMATEYPKEYMKDAVESKLFGIGVESMTVGSHDFYLGYAIKNDKLICLDNGHFHPTEQVGDKISSVLQFVDEILLHVTRPVRWDSDHVVTLNEDVQLIASEIMRNNFLDRVNIGLDFFDASINRIGAYVTGTRAAQKAFLIAALEPTKSLVAIEEAGKNFERLAMLEELKTMPFSAVWDYYCLQEGVPTGMDYIGEIQQYEKDVLLKR from the coding sequence ATGAGTGAATTAATAAAAAAGGCTTACGAAATAGCCAAAGAGCAATATGCTGCAATTGGTGTAGATACCGATGTTGCAATTGCAAAAATGAAAGATGTAAATATTTCGTTGCACTGCTGGCAAACGGATGATGTTGGTGGTTTTGAAACTGCCGACGGTGAACTTTCAGGAGGCATTCAGGCGACCGGTAACTATCCCGGAAAAGCAACGACTATTGAGCAAATGCGCACCGACCTGGAAAAGGTATTGGCTTTGCTCCCCGGTAAACAACGTTTAAACCTTCATGCTATTTATGGCGATTTTCAGGGAGAGAAAGTTGACCGCGACGAGATTGAAGTAAAACATTTTCAAAGCTGGATAGACTGGTGTAAAGCGCAGGGAATTGGTATGGATTTTAACGCCACTTGTTTTTCTCACGACCGTGCTGCCGATGGTTTTACCTTGTCGAGTAAAAACGAAGAAAACCGCAGGTTTTGGGTGGAGCACGTAAAACGTTGTCGTGCTATTTCTGCCGAAGCAGGGAAACAACTGGGTTCTCCTTGTGTGCATAATACCTGGATTCCTGACGGATCAAAAGATACACCGATTGATCGTAATGGATACCGTGCTAATTTAAAAAAATCGCTTGACGAAGCTATGGCAACCGAGTATCCAAAAGAGTACATGAAAGATGCGGTTGAGAGTAAATTATTTGGTATTGGTGTGGAGTCGATGACGGTTGGTTCGCACGATTTTTACCTGGGATATGCCATTAAAAATGATAAACTGATCTGTTTGGATAACGGACACTTTCATCCAACCGAGCAGGTAGGAGATAAAATTTCATCCGTATTACAGTTTGTTGATGAAATATTGCTGCATGTTACCCGTCCCGTACGTTGGGATTCTGATCATGTTGTTACATTAAACGAAGATGTTCAGTTGATCGCTTCAGAAATTATGCGTAACAATTTCCTTGACCGTGTAAATATAGGGTTAGACTTTTTCGATGCATCTATCAACCGTATTGGTGCGTATGTAACCGGTACGCGCGCTGCTCAAAAAGCATTCCTTATTGCTGCTCTTGAGCCTACAAAATCTTTGGTAGCCATTGAAGAAGCCGGTAAAAACTTCGAGCGTTTGGCCATGTTGGAAGAACTGAAAACAATGCCATTCAGCGCTGTTTGGGATTACTACTGTTTGCAGGAGGGTGTTCCAACCGGTATGGATTATATAGGTGAAATTCAGCAGTACGAAAAAGACGTGCTCTTAAAAAGATAA
- a CDS encoding MotA/TolQ/ExbB proton channel family protein codes for MNGLISKLNDGGPAFTYIIVLTFLVLIALFVRGILSKGDKYKTIELMKSISWFAVAWGFLGRTFGLIMIFDKVQAMGDVAPSVFADGLKIALVAPLCGILVFALTRLGIVVLIGIQKNFKPKEQL; via the coding sequence ATGAATGGATTAATAAGCAAACTTAACGATGGCGGCCCTGCTTTTACCTACATTATTGTACTTACATTTTTGGTACTAATCGCGCTTTTTGTACGTGGGATTTTAAGTAAAGGCGACAAGTACAAAACCATTGAACTGATGAAATCGATAAGCTGGTTTGCCGTAGCCTGGGGATTTTTGGGGCGTACTTTCGGACTGATAATGATCTTCGATAAAGTTCAGGCCATGGGCGATGTAGCACCAAGTGTTTTTGCCGATGGATTAAAAATAGCATTGGTTGCTCCTTTGTGCGGAATTCTTGTTTTTGCGTTAACACGATTAGGAATTGTTGTACTTATCGGTATTCAGAAAAACTTTAAACCCAAGGAACAACTATAG